A portion of the Oryzias melastigma strain HK-1 linkage group LG1, ASM292280v2, whole genome shotgun sequence genome contains these proteins:
- the pcdh10a gene encoding protocadherin-10a isoform X1 has product MIWSVLLLSILNGAVCQLHYSVPEEQEPGTVVGNIAEDLGLDITKLSARRFQTVPNSRTNYLKVNLENGALVVKEKIDREEICKQTTPCQLHLEVFLENPLELFRVEIEVMDINDNPPSFPETDITVEISESAIPGTRFPIENAFDPDVGTNALSTYAITKNNYFYLDVQTQTDGNKFAELVLEKPLDREQQAVHRYVLTAVDGGIPQRTGTALLVVKVLDSNDNAPTFNQSVYTVNLRENSPVGTLVIQLSATDVDEGQNGEIVYSFSSHNSPPIRDLFNIDARTGRIEVAGEVDYEESNTHQIFVQAKDLGANAVPAHCKVLVKLQDVNDNTPEIGFSTVTDSVSEQDAPGTVIALFSVSDRDSGDNEQMSCEILGDVPFKLKSSFKNYYTIVTDGALDRESTDSYTITVVAKDKGQPSLATSKSIKVHVSDENDNAPRFTQAVYDVYVTENNVPGAFIHAVSAVDLDMGQNALITYSILGCDIQGMSVDTYVSINQDTGYLYALRSFDYEQLKEFSFMVQAKDSGAAELFSNATVNVIIVDQNDNAPTVTGPVGKNGTAKEHLPRSAEPGYLVTRIAAMDADDGENARLSYSILRGNEMGMFRMDWRTGELRTARRISPKRDPQGFYDLLIEVRDHGQPPLSSSASVSVILVDSVVEGSSGDRSSASRSKDISLNLTLILIIALGSVSFIFLLAMIVLAVRCQKDKKLNLYTCLLAGDCCLCCSSCCSRHARGRKQKKLSKSDIMLVQSTNVTTGVGPVGQVPVEESGVGGVGGGFGSHHHQNQNSYCYQVCLTPESAKTDLMFLKPCSPSRSAETDRSNPCGAIITGYSDQQPDIISNGSILSSETKHQRAELSYLVDRPRRVNSSAFQEADIVSSKDSGHGDSEQGDSDHDATNRGHSADLFSNCTEECKALGHSDRCWMPSFVPSDGRQGPDYRSNLHVPGMDATLPNTEVSSSVDLSDQLTMTSSTASSNDRSFSTFGKDGQRSQSHHSLPHHLHQQQQQYSSSTLERKEYDRGTLPYKPTFLCEYQYETSLGPYDFGLVQYRY; this is encoded by the exons ATGATTTGGTCAGTACTCCTGCTCTCCATTTTGAATGGAGCTGTCTGTCAGCTGCACTACTCCGTGCCAGAGGAGCAGGAGCCTGGCACCGTGGTTGGGAATATTGCTGAGGATTTGGGGCTGGACATCACCAAACTTTCCGCTCGCCGCTTCCAGACGGTGCCCAACTCGCGGACGAACTACCTGAAGGTGAACTTGGAGAACGGCGCGCTGGTGGTGAAGGAGAAAATTGACCGGGAAGAAATCTGTAAGCAGACCACCCCGTGCCAGCTGCACTTGGAAGTGTTTCTGGAAAACCCACTGGAGCTGTTTCGCGTGGAGATCGAAGTCATGGATATCAATGATAACCCACCCAGCTTCCCAGAGACGGACATAACCGTGGAAATATCCGAGAGCGCCATTCCGGGGACGCGCTTCCCCATAGAAAACGCGTTCGACCCCGACGTTGGCACGAACGCGCTCAGCACCTATGCCATTAcgaaaaacaactatttttatCTTGATGTGCAGACTCAGACAGACGGGAACAAGTTCGCGGAGCTGGTTCTGGAGAAGCCTCTGGACAGAGAGCAGCAGGCGGTGCACCGCTATGTGCTGACGGCTGTGGACGGGGGCATCCCACAGAGGACCGGAACGGCGTTGCTGGTCGTTAAAGTTCTTGACTCGAACGACAACGCGCCGACCTTTAACCAGTCGGTGTACACAGTCAACCTGCGGGAGAACTCGCCCGTGGGCACGCTGGTCATCCAGCTCAGCGCCACGGATGTTGACGAGGGACAGAACGGGGAGATAGTTTATTCTTTCAGCAGTCACAACAGCCCGCCCATAAGAGACCTGTTCAATATTGATGCCAGGACGGGCAGGATAGAGGTGGCGGGCGAGGTGGACTACGAGGAGAGTAATACGCACCAGATTTTTGTTCAGGCTAAAGATCTGGGCGCCAACGCAGTGCCCGCGCACTGCAAAGTGCTGGTCAAACTCCAGGACGTGAATGACAACACACCAGAGATCGGTTTCAGCACCGTGACGGACTCGGTGAGCGAGCAGGACGCTCCCGGCACCGTCATCGCACTTTTCAGCGTCTCGGACCGAGACTCGGGTGACAACGAGCAGATGAGCTGCGAGATACTAGGAGACGTCCCTTTCAAACTGAAGTCGTCGTTTAAAAACTACTACACCATCGTTACAGACGGAGCGCTGGACAGAGAGAGCACAGATTCCTACACCATCACTGTAGTGGCCAAAGACAAAGGTCAGCCCTCACTGGCCACCAGCAAGTCAATAAAAGTGCACGTTTCCGATGAGAACGACAACGCGCCGCGCTTTACGCAGGCGGTTTATGATGTGTATGTGACTGAGAACAACGTGCCTGGTGCTTTCATCCACGCAGTGAGCGCAGTGGACCTCGACATGGGTCAAAATGCTCTCATTACCTACTCCATATTGGGGTGTGACATCCAGGGCATGTCTGTGGACACGTATGTGTCTATAAACCAAGACACCGGCTACCTTTACGCACTGCGCTCCTTCGATTATGAGCAGCTGAAAGAGTTCAGTTTCATGGTCCAGGCGAAGGACTCTGGTGCTGCTGAACTCTTCTCCAACGCCACTGTAAATGTCATCATAGTTGACCAAAACGACAACGCCCCCACTGTCACGGGCCCCGTTGGCAAAAACGGCACAGCCAAGGAGCATTTGCCGCGCTCCGCAGAGCCCGGCTACCTGGTGACGCGCATCGCTGCCATGGATGCAGATGACGGCGAGAACGCACGCCTGTCCTACAGCATCCTGCGGGGCAACGAGATGGGGATGTTCCGCATGGACTGGAGGACCGGGGAGCTGCGCACGGCGCGCAGGATCTCCCCCAAGAGGGACCCGCAGGGCTTCTATGACCTGCTAATAGAAGTTAGGGACCACGGACAGccccccctctcctcctctgccAGCGTGAGTGTGATACTTGTGGACAGTGTTGTGGAGGGCAGCAGCGGAGACCGCAGTTCGGCCTCCAGGTCGAAGGACATCTCACTTAACCTCACTCTTATCCTCATCATCGCCCTGGGCTCcgtttccttcattttcctgCTGGCGATGATCGTGCTGGCCGTGCGCTGTCAAAAAGACAAGAAGCTGAACCTGTACACGTGCCTGCTGGCCGGCGACTGCTGCCTGTGCTGCAGCTCGTGCTGCAGCAGACACGCTCGCGGCAGGAAGCAGAAGAAGCTGAGTAAATCCGACATCATGTTAGTCCAGAGCACCAACGTGACGACAGGTGTGGGCCCCGTGGGACAGGTGCCCGTGGAGGAGTCTGGGGTCGGGGGAGTGGGGGGCGGGTTCGGCTCGCACCaccaccagaaccagaactcttaCTGCTACCAGGTGTGTCTGACCCCCGAATCCGCCAAAACGGACCTGATGTTCCTGAAGCCGTGCAGCCCCTCCCGCAGCGCGGAGACGGACCGCAGCAACCCGTGCGGGGCCATCATCACGGGATACAGCGACCAGCAGCCGGACATCATCTCCAACGGCAGCATCCTCTCCAGTGAG acaAAACATCAACGAGCAGAGCTCAGCTATCTGGTGGACAGACCCAGGCGTGTCAACAG CTCCGCCTTTCAAGAGGCGGACATCGTCAGCTCCAAAGACAGCGGTCACGGCGACAGCGAGCAGGGGGACAGTGACCACGACGCCACGAACAGGGGTCACTCAGCC GATCTGTTCTCCAACTGCACAGAGGAGTGCAAGGCGCTGGGTCACTCCGACCGCTGCTGGATGCCATCCTTTGTGCCGTCAGATGGACGTCAGGGTCCAGACTACCGCAGCAATCTCCATGTCCCTGGCATGGATGCCACACTGCCAAACACTGAGGTATCTTCCTCCGTCGATCTGTCCGACCAACTCACCATGACCTCCTCCACCGCCTCGTCCAACGATAGGTCATTTTCGACCTTTGGCAAGGACGGCCAAAGATCACAGTCACACCACAGCCTTCCCCATCACctccatcagcagcagcagcagtacaGCTCCAGCACGCTAGAGAGGAAAGAGTATGATAGGGGGACCCTACCGTACAAACCCACCTTTCTCTGTGAGTATCAGTATGAAACTTCACTGGGACCCTACGATTTCGGGCTGGTCCAGTATAGATACTAA